The following coding sequences lie in one Metopolophium dirhodum isolate CAU chromosome 5, ASM1992520v1, whole genome shotgun sequence genomic window:
- the LOC132945729 gene encoding uncharacterized protein LOC132945729 — MISISLIIVLNISIVLMMIVVFSNITFVYQIQSSKVYQLVDDLIPDYDKYMKRKMKSYEKKLEIDHYFHVIYNLSARKIPLPSVKYDEFVKQTYIFCRSEYKFPDFAVQEHYIPKFEKNIEDFLHCLAHNDISKFFEPIIIMFVSSFFCCSIIAFNFSIWSGVSMELLSDE, encoded by the exons atgatttctatttcattaattatcgttttaaatatttctatcgTTTTAATGATGATAGttgtattttctaatattaCGTTTGTGTATCAAATACAATCTTCAAAAGTATACC aaCTTGTAGATGATCTAATACCAGATTATGACAAGtatatgaaaagaaaaatgaaatcAT atgaaaaaaaattggaaattgatCATTACTTTCACGTAATATACA aTTTATCAGCCagaa aaattccATTGCCAAGTGTCAAATATGATGAGTTTGTAaaacaaacatatatattct gtagatcCGAATATAAATTTCCTGATTTTgcag ttCAAGAGCATTATATTCccaaattcgaaaaaaatattgaagatttCTTACATTGCTTAG CACACAATGATATATCCAAGTTCTttgaaccaataattattatgtttgtaagtAGCTTCTTCTGCTGCTCGATTATCGCGTTCAATTTTTCGATCTGGTCTGGCGTGAGTATGGAACTGTTGTCGGATGAGTGA